The Pseudomonas eucalypticola genome has a window encoding:
- a CDS encoding PsiF family protein, producing the protein MKLLHAPLLALGLLLCSQGFAATAQQNKMTTCNADATAKSLKGDERKAFMSTCLKATPAATTKTLTPQQQKMTTCNADAKTQNLSGDARKTFMSTCLKK; encoded by the coding sequence ATGAAGCTATTGCACGCGCCCCTCCTGGCACTTGGCCTGTTGCTGTGTTCACAAGGTTTCGCCGCCACTGCGCAACAGAACAAGATGACCACCTGCAATGCCGACGCCACGGCCAAGAGCCTGAAAGGCGACGAGCGCAAGGCCTTCATGAGCACTTGCCTCAAGGCCACCCCGGCCGCCACCACCAAGACCCTGACGCCGCAGCAGCAGAAGATGACCACCTGCAACGCCGACGCCAAGACCCAGAACCTGAGTGGCGACGCACGCAAAACGTTCATGAGCACCTGCCTGAAGAAATGA